A part of Terriglobales bacterium genomic DNA contains:
- a CDS encoding SelB C-terminal domain-containing protein yields the protein LGDDLVFHRSALAALRDQLAAYKKTSPRLDVAKFKDLTGVSRKYAIPLLEWLDRERVTRRVGDERVIL from the coding sequence CTGGGCGACGACCTCGTCTTCCACCGCTCCGCGCTCGCCGCCCTCCGCGATCAGCTCGCCGCCTATAAGAAGACCTCCCCCAGGCTCGACGTGGCGAAGTTCAAGGACCTCACCGGCGTCTCCCGCAAGTACGCCATCCCGCTGCTCGAGTGGCTCGACCGCGAGCGCGTCACGAGGAGAGTTGGGGACGAGCGGGTCATTCTGTAG